The region GTGGAGGTACTGAGCCGGGAGCTGGGCCGGGAGATCAGGGTGATTTCCGGGGAAGAGGAGGCCGAGCTGGCCGCCATATCCGCCCTGCACAACTTCGAGATGAACGGCAAGCGTTATGCCATGATCGACATCGGCGGCGGCAGTGTGGAGATCGTCACGGCCCAGGGGAACCATATCGAAGAGTACTACTCCCTCGACCTGGGCGCCGTGGTGCTGACCGAACGCTTTTTCCCCACCGACCCGATCAAGACGGGCGATTTCCAGAAGTTCCAGCGCCATGTGCGGGCAGAGCTCAAAAGGGTCTTCGCCGGGCAGAAACTCGCCGTCCAGACCTTCATCGGCTCCGGCGGCACCATTACCTCCCTGGGCTACATGGTCATGAACATGCGGCGGCAGGAGTATTCATCGGTCCACGGCTACGAGACCCTGCGCTCCGAACTGGTGCACCTGCTGGCCATGCTGATGCGGCGTGACATCAAGGGACGGCGGGCGATACCGGGGTTGAATCCTGACCGGGCCGACATCATCGTGGCCGGCCTGGGGGTCGTCGACGAACTCATGCGCTTTTTCGGCGCCAACACGCTCCTGGTCAACGAGCGCGGCATCCGCGAGGGGTTGATCCTCCGCGGCATGAAGCGGCTCGGGCTCATGGCCGAGGAACAGGGGCAGCGCACCTGGCGCCGGTCGGTGCTGGAGTTCGCCCGTTCCTGCCACTTCGACGAGGCCCACTCCCGGCATGTGGCCGGCATGGCGCTGGCCATGTTCGATTCCCTGGCCAAGGAGTTCCGCCTGAAGAAAACGGAACGCCGGATGCTCGAAGCAGCGGCCTACCTGCACGATATCGGCTACTTCATAAGCTACACCAGCCATCACAAGCATTCCTACCACCTGATCCGCCATGCGGACCTGTTCGGCTTCACCCCCCAGGAACGGGAGATG is a window of Geobacter sp. FeAm09 DNA encoding:
- a CDS encoding Ppx/GppA phosphatase family protein, whose amino-acid sequence is MKKTRLAAIDIGTNSIRCIVVEAEQQGRFMVLDDEKATVRLGEQLSKTGAISPAAFARAVEAISRIRKLIGGLKVTEVEAVATSAVRSAANGPELVEVLSRELGREIRVISGEEEAELAAISALHNFEMNGKRYAMIDIGGGSVEIVTAQGNHIEEYYSLDLGAVVLTERFFPTDPIKTGDFQKFQRHVRAELKRVFAGQKLAVQTFIGSGGTITSLGYMVMNMRRQEYSSVHGYETLRSELVHLLAMLMRRDIKGRRAIPGLNPDRADIIVAGLGVVDELMRFFGANTLLVNERGIREGLILRGMKRLGLMAEEQGQRTWRRSVLEFARSCHFDEAHSRHVAGMALAMFDSLAKEFRLKKTERRMLEAAAYLHDIGYFISYTSHHKHSYHLIRHADLFGFTPQEREMVAQVARYHRKSLPKKKHAEFLRMSEKDQQTVCRLGGILRIADGLDRRRSGLVEVVELLHGGNDYRMKLLGTEDISVEIFGGNAKKDLFEKAFAGNIVFVTS